From the genome of Deinococcus sp. AJ005, one region includes:
- a CDS encoding lysozyme inhibitor LprI family protein: MQPILKVALFLGTALALTSQAGAQNNCDRPNGSFDQVYCQMKVLTRADADLNVAYTLLLKKLAPAAQGRLRETQRAWLVRRDRDCVEYDASRGDVVYTGCAVDTTTERLNFLNDRLRECNSSGCQPSRLR; this comes from the coding sequence ATGCAACCCATCCTGAAAGTCGCGCTCTTTCTCGGCACTGCGCTGGCCCTGACATCCCAGGCGGGCGCTCAGAACAACTGTGACCGCCCGAATGGCTCCTTCGATCAGGTCTACTGTCAGATGAAGGTGCTGACGCGGGCCGACGCCGATCTGAACGTGGCCTACACGCTGTTGCTGAAGAAACTGGCCCCGGCGGCGCAGGGACGGCTGCGCGAAACCCAGCGGGCATGGCTGGTCCGTCGAGACCGTGACTGTGTGGAGTACGACGCCAGTCGGGGCGACGTGGTGTATACCGGCTGTGCCGTGGACACCACCACCGAGCGCCTGAATTTCCTGAATGACCGCCTGCGCGAATGCAACAGCAGTGGGTGCCAGCCCAGCCGCCTGCGCTGA
- a CDS encoding glutaredoxin domain-containing protein, translating into MIKMYTTSWCPDCTATKRALTSKGLDFEEINIEQDDKAAEYVMSVNGGRRSVPTLVSGDVAHSLSGFRPQKLDAFLAEAGL; encoded by the coding sequence ATGATCAAGATGTACACCACCAGTTGGTGCCCCGATTGCACCGCTACCAAGCGCGCCCTGACCAGCAAGGGCCTGGACTTCGAGGAAATCAACATCGAGCAGGACGACAAGGCCGCCGAGTACGTCATGAGCGTCAACGGTGGCCGCCGCAGCGTGCCCACCCTGGTCAGCGGCGACGTGGCCCACAGCCTGAGCGGCTTTCGCCCGCAGAAGCTGGACGCGTTCCTGGCGGAAGCCGGACTGTAA
- a CDS encoding DUF72 domain-containing protein: MRVYIGCGGYSNDDWTAPGLIYEGVKKDGYLDAYARHFDAVELNSSFYAIPGLKAFEGMARKSGGRTRFAVKLNKAFTHDRAPTDADYDRMLQSPEPLRDAGLMGPYLAQFPYSFHRTADNRKYLLALSERFAGHELAVELRHGSWDKPEVREGMGEFGLLWVSPDYPPVGGMPEPQVHVTGDVGYLRLHGRNEGSWWEGKSAAERHDYLYNRAEMDEWAEKIALVAEDLSEIYIFFENTTKGHALKNIPMLREALNARGVPVQTPDAGDDGRLL; the protein is encoded by the coding sequence ATGCGCGTGTATATCGGCTGCGGCGGCTACAGCAACGACGACTGGACGGCCCCTGGCCTGATCTACGAAGGCGTGAAAAAAGACGGCTATCTGGACGCCTATGCCCGGCATTTCGACGCCGTGGAACTCAACAGCTCTTTCTATGCTATTCCCGGCCTGAAAGCCTTTGAGGGCATGGCACGCAAGTCGGGCGGGCGCACGCGTTTTGCCGTCAAGCTGAACAAGGCGTTCACGCATGACCGCGCCCCCACCGATGCCGACTATGACCGGATGCTGCAAAGCCCTGAGCCTCTGCGCGACGCCGGATTGATGGGGCCGTATCTGGCGCAGTTTCCGTACTCGTTTCACCGCACCGCCGACAACCGCAAATACCTGCTGGCGCTGTCTGAACGCTTTGCTGGACATGAACTGGCCGTGGAGTTGCGCCACGGCAGTTGGGACAAGCCTGAGGTGCGCGAGGGCATGGGGGAATTTGGCCTGCTCTGGGTCAGTCCCGATTACCCCCCGGTGGGCGGCATGCCCGAACCGCAGGTGCATGTCACCGGGGACGTGGGCTACCTGCGCCTGCACGGGCGCAACGAGGGAAGCTGGTGGGAGGGCAAAAGCGCCGCCGAACGCCACGATTACCTGTACAACCGCGCCGAGATGGACGAGTGGGCCGAGAAAATTGCGCTGGTGGCCGAGGATTTATCGGAAATCTATATCTTTTTTGAAAATACGACTAAAGGCCACGCCCTCAAGAATATCCCCATGCTGCGCGAGGCCCTGAATGCGCGCGGCGTGCCCGTGCAGACGCCGGACGCTGGGGATGACGGGCGGTTGCTGTAA
- the hisIE gene encoding bifunctional phosphoribosyl-AMP cyclohydrolase/phosphoribosyl-ATP diphosphatase HisIE, with protein MSGAPLPDLSALKFGADGLIPVVTQDARTGAVLMQAYADRDALERTLTTREATYYSRSRGEQWIKGKTSGHTQRIVGVSVDCDGDSVLYRVEQTGAACHTGEYSCFYTPLLEEQTSTTGLDGTLERVYATITERLATLPEGSYVARLHAGGLDRVLKKISEESGEVLLAAKNNDRAELATEVADLLFHTLFAMAEVGVSPGDVAAVLQMREGKSGLKGPKEAG; from the coding sequence ATGAGCGGGGCACCATTGCCGGACCTCTCGGCCCTGAAATTCGGCGCAGATGGGCTGATTCCGGTGGTCACGCAGGACGCACGCACGGGGGCGGTGCTGATGCAGGCCTATGCGGACCGGGACGCGCTGGAACGGACCCTGACCACCCGCGAGGCCACCTATTACAGCCGTTCACGCGGCGAACAGTGGATCAAGGGGAAAACCAGCGGGCACACCCAGCGCATCGTGGGCGTGTCTGTGGACTGCGACGGCGACAGCGTGCTGTACCGCGTGGAGCAGACCGGGGCCGCCTGCCACACCGGGGAATACTCCTGCTTTTACACGCCGCTGCTGGAGGAACAGACATCCACAACTGGTCTGGACGGCACGCTGGAACGCGTGTACGCCACCATCACCGAACGCCTCGCCACGCTGCCGGAGGGCAGTTATGTGGCGCGCCTGCACGCCGGGGGTTTGGACCGGGTGCTGAAGAAAATCAGCGAGGAAAGCGGCGAGGTGCTGCTGGCCGCCAAGAACAATGACCGCGCCGAACTGGCAACGGAGGTGGCCGATCTGCTGTTCCACACCCTGTTCGCGATGGCCGAGGTGGGCGTCTCGCCGGGGGACGTGGCCGCCGTCTTGCAGATGCGCGAGGGAAAAAGTGGTTTGAAGGGGCCAAAAGAAGCGGGTTGA
- a CDS encoding nitrite reductase (NAD(P)H) small subunit: MCGLADILPGLGVCALVEGRQIAVFHVAGRVCAVGNRNPFTGADVISRGLTGSYRSGDAEERPKVASPLLKHTFDLATEQALDHADMTLPTYSARVEGGEVWIGLVD, translated from the coding sequence GTGTGCGGACTGGCGGACATTCTGCCGGGCCTGGGCGTCTGCGCGCTGGTGGAGGGGCGGCAGATCGCCGTCTTTCATGTGGCCGGGCGGGTCTGCGCCGTGGGCAACCGCAATCCCTTCACCGGGGCGGACGTGATCTCGCGCGGGCTGACCGGGAGTTACCGCAGCGGAGATGCAGAGGAACGGCCTAAGGTGGCCTCGCCGCTGCTGAAACACACCTTTGATCTGGCAACGGAGCAGGCGCTGGACCACGCGGACATGACCCTGCCCACCTACTCTGCGCGGGTTGAGGGAGGTGAGGTATGGATTGGTTTGGTGGACTGA
- a CDS encoding GNAT family N-acetyltransferase, giving the protein MTDAPQATARQATAMHVRPAVPADFPALKPMLVDMGFVEDEVALEARFPSFCGDPLRPLLVAETDGGEVIGYALLHDYGPHLRSGQSHRTAKLEDLYTAPAWRRRGVARLLMRAVEDWARARPLRHVFWYANTHEAGPAYVRMGYRPDDAGQEGFLFFEIDFGNPADRLPHPQRGS; this is encoded by the coding sequence TTGACCGACGCGCCCCAGGCCACCGCACGTCAAGCTACGGCCATGCATGTGCGCCCCGCCGTCCCCGCCGACTTCCCAGCCCTGAAACCCATGCTGGTGGACATGGGCTTCGTGGAGGATGAGGTGGCGCTGGAAGCCCGTTTTCCCTCGTTTTGCGGCGATCCGCTGCGGCCCCTGCTGGTGGCCGAGACGGACGGCGGAGAGGTGATCGGTTACGCCCTGCTGCACGATTATGGCCCGCACCTGCGTTCCGGCCAGTCGCACCGCACGGCCAAGCTTGAGGACCTGTACACCGCTCCGGCATGGCGGCGGCGCGGCGTGGCCCGTCTATTGATGCGTGCCGTGGAGGACTGGGCGCGGGCGCGGCCCCTACGTCACGTCTTCTGGTATGCCAACACCCACGAGGCTGGCCCCGCCTACGTCCGCATGGGCTACCGCCCCGACGACGCCGGACAGGAGGGCTTCCTGTTCTTCGAGATCGACTTTGGAAACCCGGCAGACCGTCTGCCTCACCCGCAGCGCGGTTCGTGA
- a CDS encoding (2Fe-2S)-binding protein, with protein sequence MPQPHNQPSTLPASAHPPPLPGGTALPAHTNALICSCENLRADAVCATIGDGARDIKALKSCTGAGTGCGGCVPSLHGLLQSELQRLGETVSNHLYEHFAYSRQELFDLIRGRGYRAWDDVLAAHGTGLGCEVCKPAVGSILASLHNEYVLKPQHAPPQDTNDAFLANIQKNGTYSVMPRVPGGEVTADGLIAIGEVARRYSLYCKITGGQRIDLLGAQRDDLPAIWAELIAAGFESGHAYGKSLRTIKSCMDSTWCRYGMQDSTTLAIRLELRYRGLRSPHKLKSGVSGCIRECAEARSKDFGIIATEAGWNLYVGGNGGVTPKHALLLAEGLDEPTLTRTVDRYLMFYIRTADRLQRTSAWLEGGLDYLRGAIGRLAGPGRRCGRCDGSARPQLRGRVGRRPGRSRHARPVSHLRECRHPRHRIAVGGGTRPVAPSVRP encoded by the coding sequence ATGCCTCAACCACACAACCAACCTTCAACTCTGCCCGCCTCAGCACACCCGCCCCCGTTACCGGGCGGCACTGCTCTGCCCGCCCACACCAACGCCCTGATCTGCTCATGCGAGAACTTGCGCGCCGACGCCGTATGCGCCACGATTGGGGATGGGGCGCGCGATATCAAGGCGCTGAAAAGTTGCACCGGGGCCGGGACAGGCTGCGGCGGCTGCGTGCCCAGCCTGCACGGCCTGCTGCAAAGCGAGTTGCAGCGGCTGGGTGAGACGGTCAGCAACCACCTGTACGAACACTTTGCGTACTCGCGCCAGGAACTGTTTGATCTGATCCGGGGCAGGGGATACCGCGCCTGGGACGACGTGCTGGCCGCGCACGGCACGGGTCTGGGCTGCGAGGTCTGCAAGCCCGCCGTGGGCAGCATCCTTGCCAGCCTGCACAACGAATACGTGCTGAAGCCGCAGCACGCCCCCCCTCAGGACACCAACGACGCCTTTCTGGCCAACATCCAGAAGAACGGCACGTATTCGGTGATGCCGCGCGTGCCAGGCGGGGAAGTCACGGCAGACGGGCTGATCGCCATTGGCGAGGTGGCGCGCAGATACAGCCTGTACTGCAAGATCACGGGCGGGCAACGCATTGATCTGCTGGGCGCACAGCGCGACGACTTGCCCGCCATCTGGGCCGAGCTGATCGCGGCGGGCTTTGAGAGCGGTCACGCCTACGGCAAGAGCCTGCGGACAATCAAGAGTTGTATGGATTCAACGTGGTGCCGCTACGGCATGCAGGACAGCACCACGCTGGCGATCCGACTGGAACTGCGCTACCGGGGCCTTCGCAGCCCGCACAAGCTGAAAAGCGGCGTTTCCGGCTGCATCCGCGAGTGTGCCGAGGCCCGCAGCAAGGACTTCGGCATCATCGCCACCGAGGCGGGCTGGAACCTGTACGTGGGCGGCAACGGCGGCGTGACCCCCAAACATGCCCTGCTGCTGGCCGAGGGACTGGATGAGCCAACGCTGACCCGCACGGTTGACCGCTACCTGATGTTCTATATCCGCACCGCAGACCGCCTCCAGCGCACCAGCGCGTGGCTGGAAGGCGGCCTGGATTATCTGCGCGGGGCGATTGGACGACTCGCTGGGCCTGGGCGCCGATGTGGACGCTGCGATGGATCAGCACGCCCTCAGCTACGAGGACGAGTGGGCCGCCGCCCTGGCCGATCCCGCCACGCCCGCCCGGTTTCGCACCTTCGTGAATGCCGACACCCGCGACACCGGATTGCAGTGGGTGGAGGAACGCGGCCAGTTGCGCCCAGCGTTCGTCCATGA
- a CDS encoding metallophosphoesterase yields MSRRLLPLLGLLLSACAPAISGPVGLLPDVTATLGVPDPEHLRVVVMGDQGTGDGVQRRVGAAMQAVCKQQGCDLGVGLGDNFYPAGPREASSPLFKTRFADIYGPLNIPFLMVPGNHDESGLLGGDGTDARGAEAEVAYSKLNPQWVMPGRTYRAPVGAGQGGMLAEFFAVDTTPLAAYLPVRRANERPGGPWDAAQRAWLTGAIQNSSARWKLVLGHHPLFSNGKHGDAGRYDGLPFAFQRGDAVRDLYGLACGKVDVLLSGHVHALEVFAPQPECPGTWTAVSGAAGEIGGGKIGTRKAVAEFFGQPGFMWLDMTPQMLTINIYTVATDGVPTLAAMQEIRKKAN; encoded by the coding sequence ATGTCACGCCGCCTTCTGCCCCTCCTGGGCCTGCTCCTGTCTGCCTGCGCTCCCGCTATCAGCGGCCCGGTGGGTCTCCTCCCAGACGTGACCGCCACGCTGGGCGTCCCCGATCCCGAACACCTGCGGGTGGTGGTCATGGGCGATCAGGGTACCGGGGACGGGGTTCAGCGGCGGGTGGGGGCGGCCATGCAGGCGGTCTGTAAACAGCAGGGCTGCGATCTGGGCGTGGGCCTGGGCGACAACTTCTACCCGGCAGGGCCGAGGGAGGCCAGCTCTCCCCTGTTTAAAACTAGATTTGCGGACATCTACGGCCCGCTGAATATTCCCTTTCTGATGGTGCCCGGCAACCACGACGAGAGCGGTCTTTTGGGCGGCGACGGCACCGACGCACGCGGCGCGGAGGCCGAAGTCGCTTACAGCAAACTGAACCCGCAGTGGGTCATGCCGGGGCGCACCTACCGCGCGCCCGTGGGTGCGGGACAGGGGGGAATGCTGGCCGAGTTCTTCGCGGTGGACACCACGCCGCTGGCCGCCTACCTACCTGTGCGCCGTGCCAATGAGCGGCCCGGAGGCCCGTGGGACGCCGCCCAGCGCGCGTGGCTGACCGGGGCGATCCAGAACAGTTCCGCGCGCTGGAAACTGGTACTGGGCCATCACCCGCTGTTCTCCAACGGCAAGCATGGGGACGCCGGGCGCTACGACGGTCTGCCCTTCGCCTTCCAGCGCGGGGACGCGGTGCGGGACCTGTACGGACTGGCCTGCGGCAAGGTGGACGTGCTGCTCAGCGGCCATGTCCACGCGCTGGAGGTCTTCGCGCCGCAACCCGAATGCCCCGGCACCTGGACCGCCGTTTCAGGGGCGGCGGGTGAGATCGGGGGCGGCAAAATCGGCACCCGGAAAGCCGTCGCCGAATTCTTCGGACAGCCCGGTTTTATGTGGCTGGACATGACACCACAGATGCTCACGATCAACATTTACACGGTGGCCACCGATGGCGTGCCGACACTGGCCGCGATGCAGGAGATCAGGAAGAAGGCCAATTGA
- a CDS encoding DUF4394 domain-containing protein: protein MKKMIALAAVSALLLSACSQGPVGPAGPAGPAGPTGPTGPSGPTGPAGSDAPLGRTAYGLDAGGKLASFGLDNPATSYKTLTLTGLGAGQTLVDLDFWNKDGALYTMSNTGALYRVNTATGALTLDTPSIVGTPAAIDFNPAAFRLRVFNTTDDNFRLTPSTGESPNLLTSDGKLAYVAGDVNAGKNPNLVAAAYTNSVNGQRPDATATALYSMDADTDQLVLHTVGAAFSTLNTVGKLGFDAVAGATGFDIAGLTEAYATVNVGNTVTLYTVNLTSGAATVKTTFPGTIKNLAVTLPTN from the coding sequence ATGAAGAAAATGATTGCTCTGGCCGCCGTTTCCGCCCTTCTGCTCAGCGCCTGTAGCCAGGGACCGGTTGGTCCGGCGGGTCCTGCTGGCCCGGCGGGACCCACTGGCCCAACTGGACCGTCTGGCCCCACCGGCCCTGCGGGTTCGGACGCACCCCTGGGCCGCACCGCGTATGGCCTGGATGCTGGCGGCAAGCTGGCCTCCTTCGGGCTGGACAACCCCGCCACGAGCTACAAGACCCTGACCCTGACCGGCCTGGGCGCAGGGCAGACGCTGGTGGACCTGGATTTCTGGAACAAGGACGGAGCGCTATACACCATGTCCAACACGGGCGCGCTGTACCGCGTCAACACGGCGACTGGCGCACTGACCCTGGACACCCCCAGCATCGTGGGAACCCCCGCCGCCATCGACTTCAACCCGGCGGCCTTCCGCCTGCGCGTGTTCAACACCACCGACGACAACTTCCGCCTGACCCCCTCCACGGGCGAGAGTCCCAATCTGCTGACCTCTGACGGCAAGCTGGCCTACGTTGCTGGCGACGTCAACGCAGGCAAAAACCCCAATCTGGTGGCAGCGGCCTACACCAACTCGGTGAACGGCCAGAGGCCCGACGCCACCGCAACTGCGCTGTACAGCATGGATGCCGACACCGATCAGCTCGTGCTGCATACGGTTGGTGCGGCGTTCAGCACCCTGAACACCGTCGGCAAGCTGGGCTTCGACGCCGTGGCCGGAGCCACCGGTTTCGACATTGCAGGACTCACCGAAGCCTACGCCACGGTGAATGTCGGCAACACGGTCACGCTGTACACCGTCAACCTGACCAGCGGCGCGGCCACCGTCAAGACCACTTTCCCCGGCACCATCAAGAATCTGGCCGTGACCCTGCCCACCAACTAA
- a CDS encoding 5-formyltetrahydrofolate cyclo-ligase: MPSNKAGWRTWAREERQALPNHSAAVTAHLGAFLRQTGARRVLAYRALPGELDVSALAQGFELLASRARFKPTPRLTLHPWDTATEMSRFGALQPPANAPEVPLSDVDAILLPGLAFDIQGVRLGYGGGFYDRLLPGFGGLTVGVIQRALIVPRLPADAHDCPVAWLATEDGLERTRC; encoded by the coding sequence ATGCCTTCCAACAAAGCCGGGTGGCGCACCTGGGCGCGTGAGGAGCGGCAGGCACTCCCAAATCATTCGGCAGCGGTCACCGCCCACCTCGGCGCATTTCTGCGGCAGACGGGCGCGCGGCGGGTGCTGGCTTACCGCGCCCTGCCCGGTGAACTAGACGTGTCCGCGCTGGCCCAAGGGTTCGAGCTGCTGGCCTCACGCGCCCGCTTTAAGCCCACGCCGCGCCTGACGCTGCACCCCTGGGACACCGCCACCGAGATGAGCCGCTTCGGGGCCTTGCAGCCGCCCGCCAACGCGCCCGAAGTCCCTCTGAGCGATGTGGACGCCATTTTGCTTCCTGGCCTTGCCTTCGACATACAGGGTGTCCGACTGGGGTACGGCGGCGGGTTCTATGACCGTCTCCTTCCTGGTTTCGGTGGCCTGACCGTGGGCGTTATTCAGCGCGCCCTGATTGTCCCCCGCCTGCCTGCCGATGCCCACGACTGCCCGGTGGCGTGGCTGGCAACAGAGGACGGACTGGAGCGCACGCGGTGCTAG
- the infC gene encoding translation initiation factor IF-3: MMNIAKDHKVNEQIRVRQIRLIGGEGEQVGIIDTRDAMNMAREAGLDLVMVSPQAVPPVCRLLDYGRFRFEQQQNERENRKRARGQEVKAIKFRVKIDGHDFNTKTGHVRRFLEEGHKVKVTIMFRGRERTHPELGERILVRVAETLADIGVPESNPSMMGMDMNMIMTPRVAPAPKKEREDDGEMAASAPSGAAAVPAEAVAQPEAQAPKADAPAEASTPA, from the coding sequence GTGATGAATATAGCGAAAGATCATAAGGTCAACGAGCAGATTCGCGTCCGTCAGATTCGTCTGATTGGCGGGGAAGGTGAGCAGGTGGGCATTATCGACACGCGCGACGCGATGAACATGGCGCGTGAGGCGGGGCTGGATCTGGTCATGGTCAGTCCCCAGGCCGTGCCGCCCGTCTGCCGTCTGCTCGACTATGGCCGCTTCCGCTTCGAGCAGCAGCAGAACGAACGAGAAAACCGCAAGCGGGCGCGTGGTCAGGAAGTCAAGGCCATCAAGTTCCGGGTCAAGATCGACGGGCACGATTTCAACACCAAGACCGGGCATGTGCGCCGCTTTCTGGAAGAGGGCCACAAGGTCAAGGTCACCATCATGTTCCGTGGCCGTGAACGCACCCACCCGGAACTGGGCGAACGCATTCTGGTGCGCGTGGCCGAGACGCTGGCCGACATCGGTGTGCCGGAAAGCAACCCCAGCATGATGGGCATGGACATGAACATGATCATGACCCCCCGAGTTGCGCCCGCCCCCAAGAAAGAGCGTGAAGACGACGGCGAGATGGCCGCGTCTGCACCTTCCGGCGCTGCGGCTGTTCCTGCCGAGGCTGTTGCTCAGCCAGAAGCACAGGCCCCCAAAGCAGACGCTCCCGCCGAAGCCTCCACTCCGGCGTAA
- a CDS encoding uroporphyrinogen-III synthase translates to MDWFGGLKVLSLESRRAEEMGTLIGKYGGVPVVAPSMREQKLDLTRALDAFERALAAGDIHALACMTGVGTRMFLRELAARDPRHLDTLRGIQLVARGNKPMQALKEFGLLGVNVAKPHTWHEVQAHLLTTLEAGQHAVLLEYGEAMPAPMLRELSFAGLRVTSLPVYRCAFPLDTGPLDAAVRDCILGGPDVLLLSSGTQALHFLKYAEGLGLLSHARDALNRLMIVSIGPACSEAAADLGLRIDLEANPHKMGILVRLAAQHAPGIIEKRRLLRAG, encoded by the coding sequence ATGGATTGGTTTGGTGGACTGAAGGTGCTGAGTCTGGAATCGCGCCGCGCCGAGGAAATGGGAACGCTCATCGGCAAGTACGGCGGCGTGCCCGTGGTGGCCCCCAGCATGCGTGAGCAGAAACTGGACCTGACCCGCGCGCTGGACGCCTTTGAGCGGGCGTTGGCCGCCGGGGACATTCATGCGCTGGCCTGCATGACCGGCGTGGGCACCCGCATGTTCCTGCGCGAACTGGCCGCCCGTGACCCGCGCCATCTGGACACCTTGCGCGGCATTCAACTGGTGGCGCGCGGCAACAAACCTATGCAGGCGCTCAAGGAATTCGGTCTGCTGGGCGTGAATGTCGCCAAACCCCACACCTGGCACGAGGTTCAGGCCCACCTGCTGACCACGTTGGAAGCCGGGCAGCACGCGGTTCTGCTGGAATACGGCGAGGCCATGCCCGCCCCGATGCTACGCGAACTGTCTTTTGCGGGCCTGCGCGTGACCAGCCTGCCGGTCTACCGCTGCGCCTTTCCGCTGGACACTGGCCCACTGGACGCAGCGGTGCGCGACTGCATTCTGGGCGGCCCGGACGTGCTGCTGCTGTCCAGCGGCACCCAGGCCCTGCACTTCCTGAAATACGCTGAGGGGCTGGGGCTGCTCTCGCACGCCCGCGATGCGCTGAACCGTCTGATGATCGTCAGCATCGGCCCAGCGTGCAGCGAGGCCGCCGCCGATCTGGGCCTGCGAATCGACCTGGAAGCCAACCCCCACAAGATGGGGATTCTGGTGCGTCTGGCCGCCCAACACGCGCCGGGCATTATTGAGAAGCGGCGGCTTTTGCGGGCAGGTTAG
- the hisF gene encoding imidazole glycerol phosphate synthase subunit HisF, with the protein MLTKRIIPCLDVQNGRVVKNVRFFEDHRDAGDPLVLAQAYEQQQADELVFYDITATHEGRGLMLDVAARVAEQVMMPLTVGGGVNALSDFRQLLMAGADKISVNSGALSRPELIREASDHHGAQCVMLSIDAKRRPDGSGWNVFRAGGRVDTGLDLLEWAVRGQTLGAGEICLNIMDADGTRAGFDLEATHTVARAVDLPVIASGGAGQLSDFYDVLTAGQADAALAASVFHFGELTVPQVKAYLHGRNVAVRPEWQDTALQEAALQGGTR; encoded by the coding sequence ATGTTGACCAAGCGCATCATTCCCTGTCTGGACGTGCAAAATGGCCGGGTGGTCAAGAACGTCCGTTTTTTCGAGGACCACCGCGATGCGGGCGATCCCCTCGTGCTGGCGCAGGCGTACGAGCAGCAGCAGGCCGATGAACTGGTCTTTTATGACATCACCGCCACGCACGAGGGCCGGGGCCTGATGCTGGACGTGGCCGCGCGCGTGGCCGAGCAGGTCATGATGCCGCTGACCGTGGGCGGCGGCGTGAACGCGCTCTCAGACTTCCGGCAACTGCTGATGGCTGGGGCCGACAAGATCAGTGTGAACAGCGGCGCACTGTCGCGCCCCGAACTGATCCGTGAGGCCAGTGACCACCACGGCGCACAGTGCGTGATGCTGTCCATTGACGCCAAACGCCGCCCAGACGGCAGCGGCTGGAACGTGTTCCGCGCAGGTGGAAGGGTGGATACCGGGTTGGATCTGCTGGAATGGGCCGTGCGCGGGCAGACGCTGGGCGCGGGCGAGATCTGCCTGAATATCATGGACGCCGACGGCACGCGGGCGGGCTTCGATCTGGAAGCCACCCACACCGTGGCACGCGCCGTGGACCTGCCCGTGATCGCTTCCGGCGGAGCAGGGCAACTTTCAGACTTCTATGACGTGCTGACTGCCGGGCAGGCCGACGCCGCGCTGGCCGCCAGCGTCTTTCACTTCGGAGAACTGACCGTGCCGCAGGTCAAGGCGTACCTGCACGGGCGGAATGTGGCTGTGAGGCCCGAGTGGCAGGACACGGCCCTCCAGGAAGCCGCGCTGCAAGGCGGCACCCGATGA
- a CDS encoding response regulator, with product MITHRILLVDDNPNDLELALSAIGGEKVGESMPEVVVAGGGQEALRLLRCAVKCGRPLPDLILLDLKMPQMDGLGVLDAVRADGDLRDIPVVMLTTSGEDRDIRDAYAHGASAYVIKPLDFAQFSEAMHTIQAFWTNLNRHPRLY from the coding sequence GTGATCACCCACCGAATTCTGCTCGTAGACGACAACCCCAATGATCTGGAACTGGCCCTGTCCGCCATCGGCGGCGAGAAGGTGGGCGAGTCCATGCCTGAAGTCGTGGTGGCCGGGGGCGGTCAGGAAGCGCTCCGGCTGCTGCGCTGCGCGGTCAAGTGTGGGCGGCCCCTGCCGGACCTGATCCTGCTGGACCTGAAAATGCCGCAGATGGACGGTCTGGGCGTACTGGACGCCGTGCGCGCCGATGGGGACCTGCGCGATATCCCGGTGGTGATGCTGACCACCAGCGGTGAGGACCGCGATATCCGTGACGCCTACGCGCACGGCGCAAGCGCCTACGTGATCAAGCCACTGGATTTTGCCCAGTTCAGCGAGGCGATGCACACCATCCAGGCGTTCTGGACCAACCTGAATCGGCATCCGCGCCTGTACTGA